A single region of the Pseudalkalibacillus berkeleyi genome encodes:
- the msrA gene encoding peptide-methionine (S)-S-oxide reductase MsrA — protein MELAIFGAGCFWGVEAFFEKLEGITETRVGYTGGFVENPTYEQVKTGTTGHAEAIKIQYDPNVITYSELVDIFFGVHDPTSRNKQGLDIGHQYRSVIFYSDVNQQNVAERKIKEWTEKGTFKLPIVTEIEPATFFYEAEEYHQKYLQKNGSVACGI, from the coding sequence ATGGAATTAGCGATCTTTGGTGCTGGGTGCTTCTGGGGAGTTGAAGCATTCTTTGAGAAATTGGAAGGCATTACTGAAACTCGTGTCGGTTATACAGGTGGTTTCGTCGAAAATCCGACGTATGAGCAAGTGAAAACAGGAACAACTGGTCATGCAGAAGCAATAAAGATTCAATATGACCCCAACGTAATCACATATTCTGAATTAGTAGATATATTCTTTGGTGTACACGATCCTACTTCAAGAAATAAACAAGGGTTAGATATAGGACACCAATATCGTTCAGTCATTTTTTATTCTGATGTGAATCAACAAAACGTTGCAGAAAGAAAAATAAAGGAATGGACTGAGAAAGGTACCTTTAAGCTGCCAATCGTTACAGAAATCGAACCAGCTACATTCTTTTATGAAGCAGAAGAATATCATCAAAAGTATTTACAAAAGAACGGATCTGTCGCTTGCGGAATTTAA
- a CDS encoding tetraprenyl-beta-curcumene synthase family protein produces MNVPSQPWSLMNKIYRQVLPSVHKELAVWKQRAEQIPNSELRTQALESIDTKTFHCEGGGIYALLSADDKWRSEVIRFIIAYQTISDYLDNLCDRSTSLDPEDFALLHQSMEHALSPGTELENYYALREDQNDGGYLHDLVSTCQTILAKLPSFEQIAKSLIELERHYSNLQIHKHVIHEERVPRLQQWFTENERDLPAMSWYEFSACAGSTIGIFCLVSYATNKDLSPDLVDKIKEGYFPWIQGLHIMMDYLIDQEEDQEGGDLNFCFYYENKEQMMDRLMHFFNKADEAARALPHSRFHSLITRGLLGIYSTDTKVKNQPEVQSVFKKLMRAGGLPAYYFYWNSFVYRKVKTS; encoded by the coding sequence ATGAATGTACCGTCACAACCATGGTCATTAATGAACAAAATATATAGACAAGTCCTCCCCTCGGTTCATAAAGAACTAGCGGTATGGAAACAACGGGCGGAACAAATTCCGAATAGCGAACTTAGGACACAAGCGCTAGAGAGCATAGATACAAAAACCTTTCATTGTGAGGGTGGAGGGATTTATGCTTTATTGAGTGCTGATGATAAGTGGCGAAGTGAAGTCATCCGGTTTATCATCGCCTACCAAACGATTAGCGATTATTTGGATAACCTCTGTGACCGAAGTACATCACTGGATCCTGAGGATTTTGCGCTATTACATCAATCAATGGAACATGCCTTATCGCCAGGTACTGAACTAGAAAATTATTATGCGCTACGTGAAGACCAAAATGACGGTGGCTACTTACACGACCTCGTCAGTACGTGCCAGACGATTTTAGCAAAATTACCGAGTTTTGAACAAATCGCAAAATCCCTAATTGAGCTAGAGCGGCATTATAGTAACCTGCAAATACATAAGCATGTCATTCATGAAGAGCGGGTTCCTCGTTTACAACAATGGTTTACCGAAAATGAACGAGACCTACCAGCTATGAGTTGGTATGAATTTTCGGCATGCGCAGGGTCGACAATCGGGATTTTCTGTCTAGTTTCTTATGCGACGAACAAAGACTTGAGTCCGGACCTTGTCGATAAAATTAAAGAAGGATATTTCCCGTGGATTCAAGGGTTACACATTATGATGGACTATTTAATTGATCAGGAAGAGGATCAGGAAGGCGGAGATCTGAATTTTTGTTTCTATTATGAGAACAAGGAACAGATGATGGATAGATTAATGCATTTCTTTAACAAGGCTGATGAAGCAGCAAGAGCCCTTCCACACTCTAGATTTCACTCATTGATTACACGTGGATTACTTGGCATATACTCTACCGATACAAAAGTGAAAAACCAGCCGGAAGTACAGAGTGTCTTTAAGAAGCTGATGCGAGCCGGTGGTTTGCCTGCTTACTACTTTTATTGGAACAGCTTCGTTTACCGGAAAGTGAAAACATCTTGA
- a CDS encoding alpha/beta hydrolase produces the protein MWIWEAPEAKAVIVMVHGAGEHHGRYEWLCSKWVSKGYHVVMGDLPGQGLTRRNRGHIHSFDEYIETIESWVDEAKHFDLPIYLFGHSMGGLAVIRTVTEKNLPLAAVLLSSPALGIVEKPPKAIDAVSKVLNKVYPSLRLRSSKGRPRGTRSEEVLKRDSEDFLLVKKVSIRWYRELMDAMKAAFASVHRFPDLPLLVVQGGDDLIVDKEKVREWFNQLNMAEKAYKEWPALYHEVLNDPERGLVFQYIHQYVELNLIVREKSHKE, from the coding sequence ATGTGGATATGGGAAGCACCTGAAGCAAAGGCAGTCATCGTAATGGTGCATGGCGCAGGTGAGCATCATGGCAGATATGAATGGCTCTGTTCAAAATGGGTGTCAAAGGGCTATCATGTAGTTATGGGCGACCTACCTGGGCAAGGATTAACGCGTAGAAACCGCGGTCATATCCATTCCTTTGATGAATACATCGAAACGATAGAATCATGGGTAGATGAAGCGAAGCATTTTGATCTACCCATATATTTATTTGGGCATAGTATGGGCGGGCTTGCTGTAATTCGAACGGTTACAGAGAAGAATCTCCCATTAGCCGCTGTGCTTTTGTCATCTCCTGCTCTTGGAATCGTCGAGAAACCTCCAAAAGCGATAGATGCTGTATCGAAAGTTTTAAATAAAGTGTATCCGAGTTTACGATTAAGATCGAGTAAGGGTCGCCCAAGAGGGACGCGATCAGAAGAGGTTTTGAAACGAGACTCTGAGGATTTCCTACTTGTCAAAAAAGTATCCATCCGTTGGTACAGGGAGCTAATGGATGCGATGAAAGCTGCATTTGCCTCTGTTCATCGGTTTCCGGATCTGCCTTTATTAGTTGTTCAAGGCGGAGATGACTTGATTGTCGATAAAGAAAAGGTAAGGGAATGGTTCAACCAGTTGAATATGGCGGAAAAAGCCTATAAAGAATGGCCTGCACTTTACCATGAAGTATTGAATGATCCAGAACGTGGTCTCGTCTTCCAATATATACACCAGTATGTTGAATTAAATTTAATTGTAAGAGAAAAAAGTCATAAGGAGTGA
- a CDS encoding gamma carbonic anhydrase family protein: MIYPYQGSEPKIDSSVYIADGVIISGDVTIQEKSSIWFNTVIRGDVAPTYIGKRVNIQDLSMLHQSPNTPLVIEDDVTVGHQVTLHSCTIRKNALIGMGSLILDGAEIGEGAFIGAGSLVPPGKKIPPNTLAFGRPAKVVRNINENDLQEMERVRTEYVERGQYYKTLKR, encoded by the coding sequence TTGATTTATCCTTATCAAGGTTCAGAACCTAAGATTGATTCAAGTGTTTACATTGCTGATGGTGTAATAATCTCAGGCGATGTGACGATTCAAGAGAAATCTTCCATCTGGTTTAATACGGTCATCCGTGGAGATGTAGCCCCTACTTATATTGGTAAGCGGGTAAACATTCAAGACCTCTCCATGCTGCACCAGAGCCCTAATACACCTCTTGTCATTGAAGACGATGTTACAGTCGGTCACCAAGTTACCTTACATAGCTGTACCATACGGAAAAATGCACTTATTGGAATGGGCTCACTCATATTAGACGGTGCTGAAATTGGTGAAGGTGCATTTATCGGAGCAGGTAGTCTCGTTCCACCTGGCAAAAAAATTCCCCCGAACACCTTAGCGTTTGGACGTCCCGCAAAGGTCGTTAGAAACATCAATGAAAATGATCTACAAGAGATGGAACGCGTCCGAACTGAATATGTTGAGCGCGGTCAATATTACAAAACGCTTAAGCGTTAA
- a CDS encoding VOC family protein: MYKQIHHVSLEVKKLKRARSFYEKVLRFEVSEERPDFDFEGIWYNLGGTQLHLIVNSSLNEDAMPTLNSRSAHFAIRVDSVQELIDRLEKAGCTYLDKPASKTGWHQVFVQDPDGNIIEFNA, translated from the coding sequence ATGTATAAACAGATCCATCATGTTTCATTAGAAGTGAAGAAGCTGAAGCGGGCTAGGTCTTTTTATGAAAAGGTGTTGAGGTTTGAAGTTAGTGAAGAAAGACCTGACTTTGACTTTGAGGGTATTTGGTACAACCTTGGGGGTACTCAGCTACACTTAATTGTAAATTCATCTCTCAATGAAGATGCAATGCCTACTTTAAATAGTAGAAGTGCTCATTTTGCGATTCGAGTGGATTCCGTTCAGGAATTAATCGATCGCCTCGAAAAAGCTGGGTGCACCTATTTAGATAAACCAGCCAGTAAAACCGGCTGGCATCAAGTGTTCGTACAAGATCCTGATGGAAATATTATTGAATTTAACGCTTAA
- a CDS encoding sterol desaturase family protein, with protein sequence MSKVYRDFFLFPDIFILSCLIAANMTVIILFGKGGWIAISFAIGLIAFSLSEYMTHRFLFHLKTPQNPFLLKMLKRLHYDHHSDPDDLHLLFLPLWYSIPNMIVWSALFYIISGNLFYTLAFMCGLKVMLFFYEWKHYVAHRPIKPRTKFGVWMKKIHILHHYKNENYWYGVSNPVGDYLFGTMKEEKTVETSKTARDLEKRTFDM encoded by the coding sequence ATGAGCAAAGTGTATCGAGATTTCTTCCTCTTTCCTGATATTTTCATTTTGTCGTGTCTAATTGCTGCTAACATGACTGTAATTATCCTATTTGGTAAAGGAGGATGGATCGCCATATCTTTCGCAATTGGATTAATCGCGTTTTCTTTAAGTGAATATATGACACATCGATTTCTCTTCCATTTAAAAACACCTCAGAATCCATTCCTTCTCAAGATGTTGAAACGACTACATTATGATCATCATTCAGATCCAGATGACTTACATCTACTCTTTCTTCCTTTGTGGTACAGTATCCCGAACATGATCGTTTGGTCAGCACTTTTTTATATCATTTCAGGAAATTTATTTTACACATTAGCTTTCATGTGCGGTTTGAAAGTGATGCTTTTCTTTTACGAATGGAAGCATTACGTTGCGCATAGACCGATTAAACCGAGAACGAAATTCGGAGTTTGGATGAAAAAGATTCACATCCTCCACCATTATAAAAATGAAAATTATTGGTATGGCGTCTCAAATCCAGTTGGCGATTACCTATTCGGAACGATGAAGGAGGAAAAGACCGTCGAGACGAGTAAGACGGCAAGAGATTTAGAGAAACGAACATTTGATATGTAA
- a CDS encoding GntR family transcriptional regulator has product MRTTDRIEKIIIERVMNGGYACNTLVPSERELAAHFEVGRPVIREVLQRLERDGWITIRKGQRAVVNDYWRQGNLMTLVHYLEQEADMPDAFIVHLLELRRALLPAYVHGAVETNSMQVVSLLTEMDQLADEASAFAEFDWKLQRGLAAASSNPIYLLILNSFQRLYIKMATLYFEEQPYREVSMSYYRDLIGAAVANNPDQAKQLAERMMDQSIEMWKQRNH; this is encoded by the coding sequence ATGAGAACAACTGACCGAATTGAAAAAATTATCATCGAAAGAGTGATGAACGGAGGATATGCCTGCAATACATTAGTACCTTCAGAACGAGAATTAGCTGCTCATTTTGAAGTTGGAAGACCTGTGATCCGAGAAGTACTACAACGACTAGAACGCGATGGTTGGATAACGATTCGTAAAGGACAAAGGGCGGTCGTCAATGATTACTGGAGACAAGGAAATTTAATGACACTTGTCCATTATTTAGAGCAAGAGGCAGATATGCCAGATGCTTTTATTGTTCATCTTTTAGAATTGAGAAGGGCATTACTACCAGCATATGTGCACGGGGCAGTAGAAACAAATTCGATGCAAGTGGTTTCTCTGTTGACGGAAATGGATCAGTTAGCAGATGAAGCGTCAGCTTTTGCTGAATTTGATTGGAAGCTCCAACGAGGATTAGCCGCAGCCTCCTCCAATCCGATATACTTATTGATCCTAAACAGCTTCCAAAGGTTATATATTAAAATGGCAACATTATATTTTGAAGAGCAACCGTACCGAGAAGTTTCCATGAGCTATTACCGAGACTTAATTGGAGCAGCAGTTGCAAACAATCCAGATCAAGCTAAGCAACTCGCTGAACGGATGATGGATCAAAGTATCGAGATGTGGAAACAAAGGAATCATTAA
- the metK gene encoding methionine adenosyltransferase → MSTSRRLFTSESVTEGHPDKICDQISDAILDEILSSDPNARVACETSVNTGLVLVAGEITTSTYVDIPKIVRETVKGIGYTRAKYGFDYETCAVLTSIDEQSADIAQGVDKALEAREGTMSDEEIDAIGAGDQGLMFGYACNETSELMPLPISLSHKLSRRLADVRKNEVVPYLRPDGKTQVTVEYDENNQPVRVDTVVISTQHHPEVTLEQIKRDLKEHVINPVVPTELIDEDTKYFINPTGRFVIGGPQGDAGLTGRKIIVDTYGGYARHGGGAFSGKDPTKVDRSAAYAARYVAKNIVAAGLADKCEVQLAYAIGVAQPVSISIDTFETGTVSEEKLVELVRANFDLRPAGIINMLDLRRPIYKQTAAYGHFGRTDIELPWERTDKAEILKNNA, encoded by the coding sequence TTTTTACTTCTGAATCGGTCACAGAAGGTCATCCAGACAAAATTTGTGATCAAATCTCAGATGCAATTCTAGACGAAATTCTATCAAGTGATCCGAACGCTCGGGTTGCGTGTGAAACATCTGTTAATACTGGTCTTGTACTTGTTGCAGGTGAAATTACTACTTCTACTTATGTAGACATTCCTAAAATTGTTCGTGAAACAGTTAAAGGTATTGGCTATACACGAGCAAAATATGGATTTGATTATGAGACATGTGCAGTTCTTACATCTATTGATGAGCAGTCGGCAGACATTGCTCAAGGTGTCGACAAAGCTCTTGAAGCTAGAGAAGGCACGATGTCTGATGAGGAAATTGATGCAATTGGGGCAGGAGATCAAGGTTTAATGTTTGGTTACGCTTGTAATGAAACATCAGAACTGATGCCATTGCCTATTTCACTTTCTCATAAGTTAAGCCGCCGTTTGGCAGATGTAAGAAAGAATGAAGTCGTCCCTTACCTCCGTCCAGATGGAAAAACGCAAGTAACCGTAGAATATGACGAAAACAATCAACCTGTTCGAGTTGATACGGTTGTCATCTCAACACAACATCATCCAGAGGTTACACTTGAGCAGATCAAGCGTGACTTGAAGGAGCATGTCATCAATCCAGTTGTACCTACTGAATTGATTGATGAAGATACAAAATATTTCATTAACCCAACTGGTCGCTTTGTAATCGGTGGACCACAAGGTGACGCTGGTTTAACAGGACGTAAGATTATCGTAGATACTTACGGTGGATATGCACGTCATGGTGGGGGAGCGTTTTCTGGTAAGGATCCTACAAAAGTAGACCGCTCTGCTGCATATGCTGCACGTTACGTTGCGAAGAACATTGTTGCTGCTGGACTTGCTGACAAATGTGAAGTTCAACTCGCTTATGCAATAGGTGTAGCGCAACCTGTATCGATCTCAATTGATACATTTGAGACGGGAACAGTTTCTGAAGAAAAGCTTGTTGAGCTGGTTCGTGCGAATTTCGATCTTCGTCCAGCTGGTATTATTAATATGCTTGATCTTCGCCGTCCAATTTATAAGCAAACTGCAGCATACGGTCACTTCGGACGTACGGACATTGAACTCCCATGGGAGCGAACAGATAAAGCAGAAATTTTGAAAAACAACGCATAG